TCGACCTGCTCCCAGCGCACGTGGCTCTGGCTGCCGAATACGTGCATATTCAGCCCGAGCGCCTCGTCATATTGCGGCAGGAGGGGCTGGTTGCCGACCAGCGTCAGTTCGAAATCAGTATGGTGCAAACACGTGATGATCGAACCGAGGTATATCGTATAGCCGCAGGGCGATCCACTCAGCGGACGAGCATCAATCGCGATGCGGATCGGACGCTCAGCCATCCACCGCCTTCAGAATCGCGCGCCCGTAAGCGGTCTTCTTGAACATTTCGCCGCGCGTGCGGGCTTCGTCGGCGGTGATGAAGCCCTGCTCGTATGCGACCTCTTCCAGACACGCGATCTGAATGCCCTGCCGATGCTGGAGCGTGCGGACGAACTCCGATGCCTCCAGCAAACTGTCGTGCGTGCCGGTGTCGAGCCAGGCATAACCACGGCCCATCTGTTCGACGTAGAGGTCCCCTGCCTCCATGTAGAGGCGGTTGATATCGGTGATCTCGAGCTCGCCGCGCGGAGAGGGCTTGAGGTTGCGGGCGTATTCGACGACGCGATTGTCATAGAAATACAGACCGGTCACTGCATGGTTGGATTTCGGCCGCTCGGGCTTCTCCTCAATGCTGATCGCGCGGCCGCCCTCGCCGAATTCGACCACGCCGTAGCGTTCTGGGTCCTCGACGTGATAGCTGAACACCGTCGCCCCGCTGCCCCGTGAGACCGCGCTTGCCAGCAGGTCGGGCAGACCGGCGCCGAAGAAGATGTTGTCGCCGAGCACCAGCGCAACGTTATCGTCGCCGATGAAGTCCGCGCCGATCGTGAACGCCTGCGCCAAGCCCTCGGGGCGCGGCTGTTCGGCGTAAGCGATACGCAGGCCGAACGGTGATCCGTCGTCGAACAGGCGCCGGTAATTGTCGATATACTCCGGCGACGAGATGATGAGCACGTCCCGGATCCCAGCGAGCATCAGCACCGACAGCGGATAGTAGATCATCGGCTTGTCGTAGACCGGCAGCAGCTGCTTGTTCACCGCCAGCGTCGCCGGATGGAGCCGGGTACCCGAGCCGCCGGCGAGAATGATGCCCTTCATCGAGGTGCTCCGATCAATTGGTCGAGGATGTCGCCGAGTGCGTCCTCCCATGGTCGTGGGGAGATGCCGTAGGCGGCGCGGATCGCGTCGTGGCCGAGCAGGGAGTTCGCCGGTCGCCGGGCGGGTGTGGGGTAGTCGCTGGTTGCGATCCCCTCGACCTGTGGCGAAGGGCCGCCGCGCCTTTTGCTTTGGTGAAAGATCTCGCGCGCGAAGCCGGCCCAGGTCGTCGCGCCCGCGTTGCTGAAGTGGAACGTGCCGGTCGGCGCATACGGATCATCGGCGAGGCGGGTGGCGATCGACAGCAACGCAGCGGCGAGGTCATCCGCACTCGTTGGGCTGCCATGCTGGTCTTCGACGACGCGCAACGTGTCGCGTGTCGCTCCGACGCGCAGCATCGTCTTCACGAAGTTGGCGCCGTCCGGGGAAACTACCCAGGCGGTACGGACGATCGCGTGGCGGACGCCAGCAGTGCGTACGGCTAGCTCGCCGCCCAGCTTCGATGCGCCATAGACGCCGAGTGGTGCGACCGGATCGTCGACCTCCCACGCGCCGGGCTTGTCGCCGGCGAAGACGTAATCGGTCGAGACCTGGATCAGTGGCACGTCCGCTCTCGCGCAGGCCGCAGCGAAGGCGGCGGGCGCCAGCGCGTTGATCGTCCAAGCGGCGACGACATCGTCCTCCGCCTCGTCGACCGCAGTATAGGCCGCGGCGTTGATCACCGCGGCCCAGGGGCGTTCCGCAACCTTCGCCGCGATCGCGGTAGCGTCGGACAGATCGAGCGCGTCGCGGTCGAGCGCGACGACCTCCCATCCCTCCAGCAGGGTGGCACGGCTGAGTGCACGGCCGAGCTGACCGTTCGCGCCAGTGACGAGAAGCGTCTTCATCGCGGCGCCGACATGTCTACAGGTCGACGCATCTACGCCGCGATGCCACGCCGTTCGGACGCCTTGGCGGCGACCAGCGGACGCCACCACGCCTCGTTGTCGAGATACCAGCGCACCGTCTTTTCGATCCCCGTCTCGAACGTCTCGGCGGGTGTCCAGCCGAGCTCGTCACCGATCCGCGCGGCGTCGATCGCATAGCGCTTGTCGTGGCCGGGGCGGTCGGCGACCGAGGTGATCTGATCCGTATAGGGCTTGCCGTCGGTACGCGGGCGCAGCCGGTCGAGGATAGCGCAGACGGTGTGCACCACCTCGATGTTCTGCTTCTCGTTATGCCCGCCGACATTGTAGGTCCGCCCGGGCGTACCGCGCTCGAACACCGCCTGCAGCGCGCGAACGTGGTCCTCGACGTACAGCCAATCGCGGATCTGGTCGCCCTTGCCGTAGATCGGCAGCGGTTCGCCATCCAGCGCCTTGGCGATCATGAGCGGGATCAGCTTCTCTGGGAAGTGATAGGGTCCGTAGTTGTTCGAGCAATTGGTGATCAGCACCGGCAGGCCATAGGTATGGCCCCAGGCCTGGACGAGATGGTCCGACCCTGCCTTCGATGCTGAATAGGGAGAACGCGGATCGTACGGCGTCTCTTCGGTGAACAGCCCGGTGTCGCCCAGCGATCCATAGACCTCGTCGGTCGAGATATGGTGGAAACGGAACGCTGCCTTGGCTTGCGGCTCCAGTCCTAGCCAATAAGTACGCGCCTCGGCCAGCATCGTGTACGTGCCGACAACGTTGGTCTGCACAAAGGCGCCCGGACCGTCGATCGAGCGGTCGACGTGGCTCTCCGCCGCCAGATGCGTCATGATTTCCGGCTTGAACTCGGCGATCGCGGCGCGGACGGCTTCGGCGTCGCAGATGTCGCCCCGGACGAAGCGATAGCGGTTGCTGTCGGCGACGCGCTCCACCGTCGACAGCGTACCGGCATAGGTCAACTTGTCGAAGTTGAGGACCTCATGATCCGTATTCTCGATCAGGTGGCGGACGAGCGCCGAACCGATGAACCCGGCCCCGCCGGTGACGAAGATGCGCATGGGTCTGTCCTTCAGGCGAGCGGTGCGAGCGGGTGGCCGTCATAGGCGAACGGGCTGTCGAAGTCCGCCAGGCTAGGCTGCGCCTGATCCTTGCCGCTCAATTCCGGCGTGACGCCGGACGGCAGTGGCCAGTCGATTCCGACGCTGTCCCAGGCGATGCCGCCATCGGCCTCGGGCGCATAGGTGTCTGAGCATTTGTAGGTCACCTCGCAATCGGGCTCGAGCGTCATGAAGCCGTGTGCGAAGCCGATGGGTATGTACAATTGGTGGCCGTTTTCGGCGGTAAGCTCGGCGCCGACCCATTGTCCGTAGGTCGGCGACCCCTTGCGCACGTCGACCGCGACATCGAAGATCCGGCCGCGGATGCAACGGACCAGCTTGTCCTGACCACGGGGCGGCGCCTGGAAATGCAGGCCGCGCAGGGTGAAGGCGGGTACCGACAGCGAATGGTTGTCCTGCACGAAAGTGGTGGTGATCCCCGCCTGCGCAAAGGTGTCGACATTGTAGGTTTCGGTAAACCAGCCACGGCTGTCGCCGTGACGCTTGGGTCGGATCAGTTGAACCGGGGGAGAAGTGCCGTTCATTGCGTAAAAAGCCGTTTCTAGGAGATGACAGCGCGATAGTCGAATTGATCGAGCGCGGGCAGGAAGTCTCCAACGATCTGATCCTGCGGTGTCAGCGCCCTATCGAGAAATTCCGCGATTTCGCGGCGAAACCGCTGGGCGGAGAAGCGTTCGGCGTTGGCACGACAGGCGGCAGGGGCAATGGCATGTAACCGACGATCGAGATGCTCGACTGCGGCTACGATCGCATCCTTCGTCTGCTCGCCGAAGAATACACCCGTCTGGTCTTCGCCATCATGACCGCGCACCGTTTCCAATGCACCGCCTTTGGCATACGCGATCACCGGCGTGCCACATGCCTGCGCTTCGACGGGTGCGATACCGAAATCCTCCTCGGCGGCAAAGACGAAGGCTTTCGCCCGCTGGAGATAGTCGACGACCACCTCGTCGGGCTGTTTGCCCATGACCGTTACGTTGGATGTGGCAACGGCCTTTACCGCGGCCATCTCAGGACCGTCGCCGATCACCACCAGCTGACGGTCCGGCATCCGGGCGAAAGCCTCGACGATCAGCGGAATGCGTTTGTAGGGGACCATCCGCGACATGGTGACGTAAAAATCGTCCCGTGTGTCGGCCAACGTGAATCTCTCGATGTCTACCGGGGGGTAGATGACGGTGGCTTCGCGACCATAGACCTTGCGGATCCGCCGCGCGATGAAGTGCGAATTTGCAATGAAATGGTCGACCCCGTTTGCGGTACGGGTGTCCCAGAGTCGCATGTAGTGGAGGATCGATCGCGCGATCGCGCCCTTGATGCCACGCATCAGACCGGCCTCACGAAGATACTGATGCTGCAGGTCCCAGGCATAGCGTATCGGGCTGTGCGTGTAGGCGACATGGATCTGATCGGGACCCGTGATGACACCCTTGGCAACCGACGCCGAGGAACTGAGGACGAGATCGTAGCCGGTGACGTCGAGCTGCTCGATCGCAATTGGCATCAGGGGCAGGTACGACCGATAAAATTTGGAGGCACGGGGCATACGCTGCACGAAGCTGGTGGTGATGCGGTGCCCCTTCAGGAAGCCGCGTTCCTGCTCCGGCAGGAAATCGACGATGCAGAACAGATCGGCCTGCGGAAACAGTCGCAGGAATTCCTCCAGGCACGATTCCGCACCGCCTTTCAGCGTCAGCCAGTCATGGACGATCGCGACCTTCATGGCGCCACGGCCACTAATGGCCGGGCTGGCAACAACCGGGTCGGAGCCGTGATCGAACCGTTACCATCCTGCATGGCGTGGCCCTAGGAAGGGTCGCCGAAAGCGTCAACCGCCTGCCTGGCCCGCTCGCGTTCGAATGGCGACCGGCAAGGTCGGCCTATCCGAAAGGACCATCGCATCGGCTCATCGGCACTGGACAAGCCTTCGGTGCCTCTCGATCCGGTGTTCCGCA
This sequence is a window from Sphingomonadaceae bacterium OTU29LAMAA1. Protein-coding genes within it:
- the rfbB gene encoding dTDP-glucose 4,6-dehydratase; the protein is MRIFVTGGAGFIGSALVRHLIENTDHEVLNFDKLTYAGTLSTVERVADSNRYRFVRGDICDAEAVRAAIAEFKPEIMTHLAAESHVDRSIDGPGAFVQTNVVGTYTMLAEARTYWLGLEPQAKAAFRFHHISTDEVYGSLGDTGLFTEETPYDPRSPYSASKAGSDHLVQAWGHTYGLPVLITNCSNNYGPYHFPEKLIPLMIAKALDGEPLPIYGKGDQIRDWLYVEDHVRALQAVFERGTPGRTYNVGGHNEKQNIEVVHTVCAILDRLRPRTDGKPYTDQITSVADRPGHDKRYAIDAARIGDELGWTPAETFETGIEKTVRWYLDNEAWWRPLVAAKASERRGIAA
- a CDS encoding glycosyltransferase family 4 protein, encoding MKVAIVHDWLTLKGGAESCLEEFLRLFPQADLFCIVDFLPEQERGFLKGHRITTSFVQRMPRASKFYRSYLPLMPIAIEQLDVTGYDLVLSSSASVAKGVITGPDQIHVAYTHSPIRYAWDLQHQYLREAGLMRGIKGAIARSILHYMRLWDTRTANGVDHFIANSHFIARRIRKVYGREATVIYPPVDIERFTLADTRDDFYVTMSRMVPYKRIPLIVEAFARMPDRQLVVIGDGPEMAAVKAVATSNVTVMGKQPDEVVVDYLQRAKAFVFAAEEDFGIAPVEAQACGTPVIAYAKGGALETVRGHDGEDQTGVFFGEQTKDAIVAAVEHLDRRLHAIAPAACRANAERFSAQRFRREIAEFLDRALTPQDQIVGDFLPALDQFDYRAVIS
- the rfbC gene encoding dTDP-4-dehydrorhamnose 3,5-epimerase, whose product is MNGTSPPVQLIRPKRHGDSRGWFTETYNVDTFAQAGITTTFVQDNHSLSVPAFTLRGLHFQAPPRGQDKLVRCIRGRIFDVAVDVRKGSPTYGQWVGAELTAENGHQLYIPIGFAHGFMTLEPDCEVTYKCSDTYAPEADGGIAWDSVGIDWPLPSGVTPELSGKDQAQPSLADFDSPFAYDGHPLAPLA
- the rfbD gene encoding dTDP-4-dehydrorhamnose reductase, translating into MKTLLVTGANGQLGRALSRATLLEGWEVVALDRDALDLSDATAIAAKVAERPWAAVINAAAYTAVDEAEDDVVAAWTINALAPAAFAAACARADVPLIQVSTDYVFAGDKPGAWEVDDPVAPLGVYGASKLGGELAVRTAGVRHAIVRTAWVVSPDGANFVKTMLRVGATRDTLRVVEDQHGSPTSADDLAAALLSIATRLADDPYAPTGTFHFSNAGATTWAGFAREIFHQSKRRGGPSPQVEGIATSDYPTPARRPANSLLGHDAIRAAYGISPRPWEDALGDILDQLIGAPR
- the rfbA gene encoding glucose-1-phosphate thymidylyltransferase RfbA, yielding MKGIILAGGSGTRLHPATLAVNKQLLPVYDKPMIYYPLSVLMLAGIRDVLIISSPEYIDNYRRLFDDGSPFGLRIAYAEQPRPEGLAQAFTIGADFIGDDNVALVLGDNIFFGAGLPDLLASAVSRGSGATVFSYHVEDPERYGVVEFGEGGRAISIEEKPERPKSNHAVTGLYFYDNRVVEYARNLKPSPRGELEITDINRLYMEAGDLYVEQMGRGYAWLDTGTHDSLLEASEFVRTLQHRQGIQIACLEEVAYEQGFITADEARTRGEMFKKTAYGRAILKAVDG